The DNA sequence ATGAGCTTGGTCAGTATAATCCCAGTAATCCAGGTGAAATTTCATTGATTTTCATGGGGGTCGGGGGTCGGGGGCATGGGGGTCGGTGGGGTTAGGGCAGTACACAAGGCTTATGCCATTGCTGGGTCTTGGGAGGGTATAGATGTATGCAGCCTTATCCGTATGTTCGAGGCTGTTTCTTTGTTTCGAACCTGTAACCTCCAGCTCCACAATGGAGGAGCAACCTTTCCATTGTGCCAAAGCTTGCCTGTCACTTATAAGTTTATGAACATGGAAAGACATATATGCTAACAATATTATGACTACAATTTCTGCTTTATTATCATCGTGTtttctaaactattatcatGAAGTGGACCCCAACTTTTCTCACCTGTTAGTGGATGGTACAAGCCAATACAGGTATCATACGGCTCTCCGATgtctagtttgtttttcagaGTTTATCAACATATTCAGTAGGCTCATAAAGTAATAACACTTCCAATCATTACCTACTTGTAAATGATGCTCTTTTTTTATAGATCAGATCGTctgatgttttattttattttattgattagCAGTATAAATAACTTTATTAGATAATCATGCAGAATTGTAAGGCATAAGGGTGGCAAGTATCTTCCctcaattaaataaatataaatgactGTTTCGCAGCTTTTGAATGTATTGCTTATGTTTTGCATTTTTAATCTCTTCGACATTGCTTAGCACATCTTTTTAATGAATTCGTGCTTTattgatacatatatatatttgtttgcAGATACTTCCAAAACATTCCGGAACCTATTTCAGAAACAGAGCAGAGCAGAGGATGTGCCTGTTAGCATGCGCTGTTACAGCATTCATAAATCAAATTCTTTGTGCCCCCTTTTTTTCTGCTGATTGATCGAGATATTGCTTATTTGATTTAAGGATGCTGCCCATTTCTGTTCTTTGGTGCACTTGTACACTATATTCCTATATTGAGATCATTGTATGAGTTTCTAGTTTTGATCGCTGAGTGATTTGTAGGAAAGGGGAAACAAGGAAAGAATGGAGATGTAGAAAGCAACATGGGGTGGCACAGTGGGGGACCATCTGTATTTCAGGTTCTGGCGATGTCTGTTGCTCCTGTGGATGCTTGCCTGCTGCTGCTTCATTTGTTGGCGATGCTAAACAATTGACCGAAAATATGATCATTTGGTTTGTTGCTTGTTTGATTCATTGTTTGTGCTGTACAATGGATTGGTCGCTGAATCAGAAATGTTGTTTCCATTTTGCTGTGTTCATTCTTTAAATCATGCCCTCGTGTGGTTTGAAAAGTCACCATGTTGGGTTTTACTTGTTTACAATTTCCAGGGCGGGAATTGCTTCTGTTTTTTTCCCCTTTATTTTTCCCAGTAAAGCAGCagcattttaattttttgcagAATCTGAATGTCTACTGTATATAAAACATTTCAGCAGTTTCAGGACATTCAGGCTATGGTACGAGGCGAGGCGATTTGGTGTTTCAGTGAGGGCATGTTTAGCTAATGGGCTACGGATTAGATAGTCTTGTATCACTCTGGGAGCATCCTCTGAGTCGAAAAAAAcaacagaagaaaaaaagaactttttagAGTACTCTGTGGATACATATATTTCAGCTGTTAAATTTCATCTGAAATACTTGTCACACTACAAATGGCTTTGAGTCTCCGTAAACCGTGTGTGGCTATCAAAGGAGCTCATGTTGATGCAACCGCATTACAGGCTTGGCTGGGTCTCACGATCAAGTTGAGTACCGACTGGCGTTGCTCGTTAGACGTGCCAAAATGTCTGCTTCTAGGTGGGGGTGCCGCGAGTTGGGTCTGGCTCGATTGTGCTGATACATGCTTTGAAATGCGAGGCATATACAGATGCATGTCGAAGAAAAGGGGAGGTAGTAGCTATCCAATTGGTAGATCATATGACGCCATTTATGGCAGTTCCAAGAATTAGCAGCTtatgaccatatatatatatatatctggagggatcaagaagagagagagatgcaccGACTGTAAGATGCAGCACCAGGGCTAATGTGGTTATGTACTCCCTCGTACGTCGTGATCACATAGTTTGAATCTCCAGGGTCTCTTTCCACTCTCTTCTTTACGGAACAACCCTGGCTGGAGCAGCGGTAGTAATTCCTGCAAGCatacatatttttttcaatgatttctCCACGGTGGAAAAAAGCACACCAAACCATGCTAAAGAGCAAATAATCAGAACGGATGGCAGCAAAAAGTTTTATTGGCTTTGGATAAACAGTTCGGTAATGATATATAAGACTACGCCGGATTACGTGAGAACAAATGAAGAATCGTAAGCTgataacataaataaataatgggAGAATGATTAATTAGTCATGGTTATGATGGGAGCAATTTATAGAACATGCATGCTGGTGTCTCATATTTGATTCGAGAACCTAAAATCTAATAATGAAGTTTTGTTTCTCTCAAAAGAATGACAATTTATTAGTTGAGCTCATGCCACTCAATGTGTTAGTTTACAAGAAAACGAAAAAGATCTAGCGAAATTTGCAACCCATACCTTGGATTCGGGCTGTTCTTCACCGACTTCTTTCCATACTTCCGCCATTTGAACCCATCATCCAGTATCTCCACCGCGGATTTCATTCTAAACCCAATCCTACACCCGGCGTCCAGTTTCATCCTCTTCATCTCACCCCCACATAGCCTAAATCACCAAAATCAAATGAATGGATTTCGTAAGATGAGAGCTCCATGCATCTACCAACatcaagagaaaaaagagaagaaaacaaaacgAGATCAATTTAATCAAAAGCATATCCGAACGCATACATCGCTCTATGTTTCGTGCTGTCTCCACTGGATTCCCCGGTGACTTCCACCGGAGCAATCACTGTCGGTAGCTGCAGCTCTTCAAACAAACCTTCATCAACGAACGCCATGCGATCAGAATATTCGAGCACTGATTGGTTGGTGGAGTTTGCCGAGATGAAATCCCAGCAATCGTAGCCGGTCGAGTCGTTTGACAGCAGAAGAGAAGAGTGGAGCATGGTGGCATCTGAAAGCTCCATTAAAGCTGCCATAACTTGCGAAGTGACCCTGAAATATTTGTGGCCTTTTCTCCATCTTATATAGTGCTTATCTTCTAATCAGCACATGCATGGCTCCAGGGAAGTTTCCTACCATGGTGGCGAGAAGGTTCTTTGATGTTGCTACCAGTTGCATCCGATGTGATGTTCGATAACCTGAAGTCAAAAGATCTAGGTTTCCTATATGGGAGTG is a window from the Phoenix dactylifera cultivar Barhee BC4 unplaced genomic scaffold, palm_55x_up_171113_PBpolish2nd_filt_p 000112F, whole genome shotgun sequence genome containing:
- the LOC103723227 gene encoding probable WRKY transcription factor 51; translation: MAALMELSDATMLHSSLLLSNDSTGYDCWDFISANSTNQSVLEYSDRMAFVDEGLFEELQLPTVIAPVEVTGESSGDSTKHRAMLCGGEMKRMKLDAGCRIGFRMKSAVEILDDGFKWRKYGKKSVKNSPNPRNYYRCSSQGCSVKKRVERDPGDSNYVITTYEGVHNHISPGAASYSRCISLSS